Proteins encoded within one genomic window of Raineyella fluvialis:
- a CDS encoding type I restriction-modification system subunit M encodes MITGDLRSKIDRVWDAFWSGGIANPLEVIEQITYLLFMRRLDDLQTLAEKKANRLGRPVERPVFLPGQQHLRWSRFKNLEPEEMHKLLDRQVFPFLRTLGADGSTYSDHMRDARFTIPTPALLARVVDMLDDVPMADRDTNGDLYEYMLAKIATAGQNGQFRTPRHIIQFMVELTAPTPDDEICDPACGTAGFLVAAAEYLRREHPSVLTDAEQRHHFHHSTFHGYDFDSTMLRIGSMNMLMHGVENPDISYKDSLSEDASADAGAYSLILANPPFAGSLDYESTAKALLKIVKTKKTELLFLARFVQLLKPGGRAAVIVPDGVLFGSSTAHKTLRKRLVENQKLDAVIKLPSGVFRPYAGVSTAILVFTKTDSGGTDEVWFYDIQADGWSLDDKRSPLLAEDKLGPRPKTPLTDDDHAKNNLPDALTRWAQRTTTERDRARTEQSFCVPKADIAAQGYDLSLNRYREIVHDHVEHRDPLDIIADLEQLEDEIQRGLGDLKAMLR; translated from the coding sequence GTGATCACAGGGGACTTGAGGAGCAAGATCGACCGGGTCTGGGACGCGTTCTGGTCGGGCGGCATCGCCAACCCCCTGGAGGTGATCGAGCAGATCACCTACTTGCTGTTCATGCGCCGTCTGGACGACCTCCAGACGCTGGCCGAGAAGAAGGCCAACCGCCTGGGCCGCCCGGTGGAGAGGCCCGTCTTCCTGCCGGGGCAGCAGCACCTGCGCTGGTCGCGGTTCAAGAACCTGGAACCCGAGGAGATGCACAAGCTCCTGGACAGGCAGGTCTTCCCGTTCCTGCGCACCCTCGGGGCCGACGGATCCACCTACTCCGACCATATGCGGGACGCGCGGTTCACTATCCCGACCCCTGCGCTGCTGGCGCGGGTTGTGGACATGCTCGACGACGTGCCGATGGCCGACCGCGACACCAACGGCGACCTCTACGAGTACATGCTGGCCAAGATCGCCACCGCCGGGCAGAACGGGCAGTTCCGCACCCCGCGCCACATCATCCAGTTCATGGTGGAGCTGACCGCACCCACCCCCGACGACGAGATCTGCGACCCGGCCTGCGGCACCGCCGGGTTCCTCGTCGCCGCCGCCGAGTACCTGCGCCGGGAGCACCCGTCGGTGCTGACCGACGCCGAGCAGCGCCATCACTTCCACCACAGCACCTTCCACGGCTACGACTTCGACTCCACGATGCTGCGGATCGGGTCGATGAACATGCTGATGCACGGCGTGGAGAACCCGGACATCTCCTACAAGGACAGCCTCTCGGAGGATGCCAGCGCCGATGCCGGGGCGTACTCCCTGATCCTGGCCAATCCGCCGTTCGCGGGGAGTCTGGACTACGAGTCCACCGCGAAGGCCCTCCTCAAGATCGTCAAGACCAAGAAGACCGAGCTGTTGTTCCTGGCGCGGTTCGTGCAGCTCCTCAAGCCCGGCGGACGGGCCGCCGTCATCGTGCCCGACGGGGTCCTGTTCGGCTCCAGCACCGCACACAAGACCCTGCGCAAGAGGCTCGTCGAGAACCAGAAGCTCGATGCGGTCATCAAGCTGCCCTCCGGGGTCTTCCGGCCCTACGCCGGGGTGTCCACGGCCATCCTGGTGTTCACCAAGACCGACAGCGGCGGCACCGATGAGGTGTGGTTCTACGACATCCAGGCCGACGGCTGGAGCCTCGACGACAAGCGCTCGCCCCTGCTGGCCGAGGACAAGCTCGGCCCCCGCCCCAAGACCCCGCTCACCGACGACGACCACGCCAAGAACAACCTGCCCGACGCCCTCACCCGCTGGGCGCAGCGCACCACGACCGAGCGCGACCGTGCCCGGACCGAGCAGAGCTTCTGCGTGCCCAAGGCCGACATCGCCGCCCAGGGCTACGACCTCTCCCTCAACCGCTACCGCGAGATCGTCCACGACCACGTCGAGCACCGCGACCCCCTCGACATCATCGCCGACCTCGAACAACTCGAAGACGAGATCCAGCGGGGGCTGGGCGACCTCAAGGCGATGCTGCGATGA
- a CDS encoding DUF898 domain-containing protein, producing the protein MPLTFKFTGGAGSFLGMQILAFLVTVLTLGICYPWAVVMRYRWQANHTFVNGAPMRFTGSAIGLFGQWIKWLLLMIVTLGIYSFWVIPRMTRWVVEHQEVVIQVPVAPFPPA; encoded by the coding sequence GTGCCGCTGACGTTCAAGTTCACTGGGGGCGCGGGAAGCTTCCTCGGGATGCAGATTCTTGCCTTCCTCGTCACCGTGCTCACCCTCGGCATCTGCTATCCGTGGGCGGTGGTTATGCGCTACCGCTGGCAGGCCAACCACACCTTCGTCAACGGGGCACCGATGCGATTCACCGGCAGCGCCATCGGCCTCTTCGGTCAGTGGATCAAGTGGCTACTGCTGATGATCGTGACGCTCGGCATCTACTCCTTCTGGGTGATCCCACGCATGACCAGATGGGTTGTCGAACACCAAGAGGTCGTCATCCAAGTTCCTGTGGCACCCTTCCCGCCTGCATAA
- a CDS encoding GroES family chaperonin, translating into MLHDRVLVSTEGEAGERRSGGGIVIPATVAIGKRLSWATVVASGPNVRTVKVGDRVLYDPEDRAEVELKGRDFILLRERDLHAVSAEGGDVETTGLYL; encoded by the coding sequence ATGCTGCATGATCGCGTGCTCGTCTCCACAGAAGGGGAGGCGGGTGAGCGGCGGTCGGGCGGCGGCATCGTCATCCCCGCCACCGTGGCCATCGGCAAGCGGCTGAGCTGGGCGACCGTCGTCGCCTCCGGCCCCAACGTCCGCACCGTGAAGGTCGGTGATCGGGTGCTCTACGATCCCGAGGACCGTGCCGAGGTCGAGCTCAAGGGGCGCGACTTCATCCTGCTGAGGGAACGCGACCTGCACGCCGTGAGTGCCGAGGGCGGGGATGTCGAGACCACCGGTCTCTACCTCTGA
- a CDS encoding DUF3618 domain-containing protein — protein MATETRERLYPRTESQIKAEIAEARARLEASLAQLAKEVNPTTIKNQTIDQAKAFADAQVKAVKGQFVDDNGVRVDRVAMIAGAAVGILVTMTTLRGVVRSGQKRKALKVARKQVAALNGAPVKITVKKG, from the coding sequence GTGGCCACCGAGACCCGCGAGCGCCTGTACCCCCGGACCGAGTCGCAGATCAAGGCGGAGATCGCCGAGGCCCGCGCCCGACTGGAGGCCTCCCTGGCGCAACTGGCCAAGGAAGTGAATCCGACGACCATCAAGAACCAGACGATCGACCAGGCCAAGGCCTTCGCCGACGCCCAGGTCAAGGCCGTCAAGGGCCAGTTCGTCGACGACAACGGCGTCCGCGTGGATCGGGTCGCGATGATCGCCGGCGCAGCCGTGGGCATCCTTGTGACCATGACGACGCTGCGCGGGGTGGTGCGTAGCGGCCAGAAGCGCAAGGCCCTCAAGGTCGCCCGCAAGCAGGTGGCCGCCCTCAACGGGGCACCCGTCAAGATCACCGTCAAGAAGGGCTGA
- the bcp gene encoding thioredoxin-dependent thiol peroxidase encodes MQNQLEKGAVAPAFTLLDADGTSVSLSDFAGKRVIVYFYPAAMTPGCTTEACDFTTYRPDLETAGVAAILGISPDRPEQLAKFRDKESLSVTLLSDRDRTTLEAYGAYGEKMNYGKTIMGVIRSTFTVDVDDKGVGHIADAKYNVKAKGHVERILKELQV; translated from the coding sequence ATGCAGAATCAGCTGGAGAAGGGCGCCGTCGCCCCCGCGTTCACCCTGCTCGATGCCGATGGCACCAGCGTGTCGCTGAGCGACTTCGCCGGCAAGCGCGTCATCGTCTACTTCTACCCCGCCGCCATGACCCCGGGCTGCACGACCGAGGCCTGCGACTTCACGACCTACCGTCCCGACCTGGAGACCGCCGGGGTCGCCGCGATCCTGGGCATCTCCCCGGACCGCCCCGAGCAACTGGCCAAGTTCCGCGACAAGGAGTCGCTGAGCGTCACGCTGCTCTCCGACCGGGACAGGACCACCCTCGAGGCGTACGGGGCGTACGGCGAAAAGATGAACTACGGCAAGACGATCATGGGCGTGATCCGCTCGACCTTCACGGTGGACGTCGACGACAAGGGCGTGGGCCACATCGCCGACGCCAAGTACAACGTCAAGGCCAAGGGACACGTGGAGCGGATCCTGAAGGAGCTGCAGGTCTGA
- a CDS encoding MarP family serine protease: MEDAAWASLLLDVVLVLAVLGTAARGWARGILAGGLEMVGAVGGGALGLWGWSRLHSWSGTGRLATGEQSLLLVLVVLVGALLGSVVSGGLSAWLRPRRGAVVRAADRALGACGAAIVTVLVLGVVATAVRPIAPSSWTGVMADAQVVKGVEAVLPPPLRATASQLGRSLKEAVSPRAFSSPSAEPTLPVQDPDPSSTDSPAVQAAASRVIKVISVGCGGEVLGSGWVSANERVVTNAHVVAGGTEYRVQPGGKGRLLKATLVAIDPDVDVAVLYVPGLTGQPLSTTTAVADQSDVVVAGFPGGGAFTLSPGRVSNTTQASGDDIYGTAGTVRQIYTLRTNVEHGDSGGPVLTRDGKVAGTVFARSQWEPQTGYALTITQTAGTVNRGAHQITAVPSGACAMN; encoded by the coding sequence ATGGAGGATGCTGCGTGGGCTTCGCTGCTCCTGGACGTGGTCCTGGTGCTCGCCGTGCTCGGCACCGCCGCGCGCGGCTGGGCGCGCGGCATCCTCGCTGGAGGGCTCGAAATGGTCGGGGCCGTCGGCGGCGGTGCGCTGGGACTGTGGGGTTGGTCGCGGCTGCATTCCTGGTCGGGCACCGGGAGACTGGCGACCGGCGAGCAGAGCCTGCTGCTGGTCCTGGTGGTCCTGGTGGGAGCCCTCCTCGGGTCCGTGGTGTCGGGCGGACTGAGTGCCTGGTTGCGCCCCCGGCGGGGCGCCGTCGTCCGCGCCGCGGACCGGGCGCTGGGAGCCTGTGGAGCCGCCATCGTCACAGTGCTGGTGCTGGGCGTGGTGGCCACCGCCGTACGCCCGATCGCTCCGTCGTCCTGGACCGGCGTGATGGCCGACGCGCAGGTCGTGAAGGGGGTGGAGGCGGTTCTGCCGCCTCCGCTGCGCGCCACAGCGTCGCAGCTCGGCCGGAGCCTGAAGGAAGCCGTGTCCCCCAGGGCGTTCTCGTCGCCGTCCGCCGAACCGACGCTCCCCGTGCAGGACCCCGATCCCAGCAGCACCGATTCCCCCGCCGTGCAGGCCGCGGCCTCCCGGGTGATCAAGGTGATCTCCGTCGGTTGTGGCGGCGAGGTGCTCGGCAGCGGATGGGTATCGGCGAACGAGCGCGTCGTGACCAACGCCCATGTCGTGGCCGGCGGAACCGAGTATCGGGTCCAGCCCGGCGGAAAGGGCCGGCTGCTCAAGGCCACCTTGGTGGCGATCGACCCCGACGTCGACGTCGCCGTGCTCTACGTTCCCGGTCTGACCGGTCAGCCGCTGTCCACCACGACCGCGGTGGCCGACCAGTCCGACGTCGTCGTGGCGGGCTTCCCCGGGGGTGGGGCCTTCACCCTGTCACCGGGCCGTGTCAGCAACACGACGCAGGCCAGCGGAGACGACATCTACGGCACTGCGGGCACCGTCCGCCAGATCTACACCTTGCGGACCAACGTGGAGCACGGTGATTCCGGCGGCCCGGTCCTGACCCGGGACGGCAAGGTGGCCGGCACCGTCTTCGCGCGCTCGCAGTGGGAGCCCCAGACCGGCTACGCGCTGACCATCACCCAGACCGCCGGGACTGTCAATCGAGGTGCCCACCAGATCACCGCCGTCCCCAGCGGGGCCTGCGCGATGAACTGA
- a CDS encoding DMT family transporter, whose translation MKAAASSRRTRANLLLLLAAAIWGFAFVAQIAGAHVGAFTFNSSRFLLGALSLLPVIGWLDRRDHLDTAERRRRWVAVVWPGLLIGVLLFAGSSLQQIGLQFTTAGHAAFVTALYVVTVPLVGVLLGHRIRGAIWVGAGLAVAGLYLLTMTGGPGAMNTGDVLCLASTFFWTGHILAVSRFSRRVDPLRLSVAQFVANSAYAAVTALLVEPHPFTGLSTVLGPIAYAGLVSVGVAYTLQVVGQRDALPSHAALIMSLETVFGALGGALFLGERMVPMGYLGAALMLAGIIVSQLPARRPPLLESDEVVPETAGPLEARRHEARWEETVPDGAPTR comes from the coding sequence GTGAAGGCCGCCGCTTCCTCCCGCCGTACCCGTGCCAATCTGCTGCTGCTTCTCGCGGCCGCCATCTGGGGCTTCGCGTTCGTGGCGCAGATCGCCGGTGCGCACGTCGGCGCGTTCACCTTCAACTCGTCGCGGTTCCTGTTGGGAGCGCTGTCACTGCTGCCGGTGATCGGCTGGCTGGATCGCCGTGACCACCTCGATACCGCCGAACGCCGTCGCCGCTGGGTGGCGGTCGTATGGCCCGGTCTGCTGATCGGCGTGCTGCTCTTCGCGGGATCGTCGCTGCAGCAGATCGGGCTGCAGTTCACCACCGCTGGGCACGCCGCGTTCGTCACCGCCCTCTACGTCGTCACGGTGCCGCTCGTCGGCGTGCTGCTGGGCCATCGCATCCGCGGCGCCATCTGGGTGGGGGCGGGCCTGGCCGTCGCGGGTCTCTATCTGCTGACCATGACCGGCGGGCCGGGGGCGATGAACACCGGCGACGTGCTCTGCCTGGCCAGCACCTTCTTCTGGACCGGCCACATCCTTGCCGTGAGCAGGTTCTCCCGGCGGGTCGATCCGCTGCGACTGTCGGTCGCGCAGTTCGTGGCGAACAGCGCGTACGCCGCGGTGACCGCCCTCCTGGTCGAGCCCCACCCGTTCACCGGCCTGTCCACCGTCCTCGGCCCGATCGCGTACGCGGGGCTGGTCTCCGTCGGCGTCGCGTACACCCTGCAGGTGGTCGGCCAACGCGACGCGCTGCCGTCCCACGCTGCTCTGATCATGAGCCTGGAGACGGTGTTCGGCGCCCTCGGCGGGGCGCTGTTCCTCGGTGAGCGGATGGTGCCGATGGGCTATCTGGGGGCCGCCCTGATGCTGGCCGGGATCATCGTGTCGCAACTGCCGGCGCGTCGGCCACCGCTCCTGGAGTCCGACGAGGTGGTGCCGGAGACCGCGGGCCCGCTTGAGGCGAGACGGCACGAGGCGAGGTGGGAGGAGACGGTGCCTGATGGGGCGCCTACCAGGTAA
- a CDS encoding TetR/AcrR family transcriptional regulator translates to METPESDLTARARIRDAALVEFGQRGEKGATIRTIAARAGVSPGLVQFHFGTKSGLRATCDAYVLEYLRTEVDLGIDQGGIGDPAFAAEALRTGPPVTRYLVRALIDGSPGADAMFDEVVDLTARYLRASDPSVPLRAKAAVMVAMKLGISAFAAQLSRSFGVDLYSPEGMSLSGRAQLDLLNPELSEPGIFEQARQSLPATDQEQS, encoded by the coding sequence ATGGAGACGCCAGAGAGCGACCTGACGGCCAGGGCCCGGATCCGGGACGCCGCCCTGGTCGAGTTCGGGCAGCGCGGCGAGAAGGGCGCCACCATCCGGACCATCGCCGCGCGTGCAGGGGTGTCGCCGGGACTCGTCCAGTTCCACTTCGGCACCAAGTCCGGCTTGCGGGCCACCTGCGACGCGTACGTCCTCGAATACCTGCGCACCGAGGTCGACCTCGGCATCGACCAGGGCGGGATCGGCGACCCGGCCTTCGCGGCGGAGGCGCTGCGGACCGGGCCGCCCGTGACCCGCTACCTCGTCCGGGCCCTCATCGACGGCTCCCCCGGCGCCGACGCGATGTTCGACGAGGTCGTCGACCTCACCGCGCGCTACCTGCGGGCGTCGGACCCGTCGGTGCCGCTGCGCGCCAAGGCAGCCGTGATGGTGGCCATGAAGCTCGGCATCTCGGCCTTCGCCGCGCAGCTGTCCCGCAGCTTCGGGGTGGACCTCTACTCCCCCGAAGGCATGTCCCTCAGTGGCCGGGCGCAACTGGACCTGCTCAACCCCGAGCTCTCCGAGCCCGGCATCTTCGAGCAGGCCAGACAGTCCCTGCCCGCCACCGACCAGGAGCAGTCATGA
- a CDS encoding ABC transporter ATP-binding protein, with translation MTSSDAVIRTEQLSKTFGRTRALDGLDLTVAPGEVHGFLGPNGAGKTTTLRILLGLLRPSAGSVRVLDLDPWTDPVEVHRRVAYVPGDVVLWPSLSGGEVIDLLARLRGSVDRQRRDALLERFELDPAKRCRDYSKGNRQKVALVAAFAAPVDLMVLDEPTSGLDPLMERVFRELVDEVRRAGRTVLLSSHILSEAEDLCDRVSIIRAGRVVDSAPLAQLRGAHHALVDATLASPADPSAFAALAGVAELEVRGTSVHCRVEPSGLTPLLRLLAEIGTQSLTCTPPSLEDVFLAHYEPELTR, from the coding sequence ATGACCTCGTCCGATGCTGTGATCCGCACCGAGCAGCTCAGCAAGACCTTCGGGCGGACCCGCGCCCTCGACGGCCTGGACCTCACCGTCGCGCCGGGGGAGGTCCACGGCTTCCTCGGTCCGAACGGTGCGGGCAAGACGACGACCCTGCGCATCCTCCTCGGCCTGCTACGTCCGAGCGCCGGCTCCGTACGCGTCCTTGACCTCGATCCGTGGACGGACCCGGTGGAGGTGCACCGCAGGGTCGCGTACGTCCCCGGCGACGTCGTGCTGTGGCCGAGCCTCTCCGGGGGTGAGGTGATCGACCTCCTCGCCCGGCTCCGTGGCAGCGTCGATCGGCAACGCCGGGATGCGCTGCTGGAACGATTCGAGCTGGACCCGGCCAAGCGGTGCCGCGATTACTCCAAGGGGAATCGCCAGAAGGTCGCTCTGGTGGCGGCCTTCGCCGCCCCGGTGGACCTGATGGTGCTCGATGAGCCGACGTCAGGGCTGGACCCGCTGATGGAGCGGGTGTTCCGTGAGCTGGTGGACGAGGTCCGGCGGGCGGGTCGTACGGTCCTGTTGTCCAGCCACATCCTCTCCGAGGCCGAGGATCTGTGCGATCGGGTGAGCATCATCAGGGCGGGCCGGGTCGTGGACTCGGCGCCCTTGGCCCAGCTGCGCGGCGCCCATCATGCTCTGGTCGACGCGACGCTGGCCTCCCCCGCCGACCCGAGTGCCTTCGCCGCACTGGCCGGGGTCGCGGAGCTGGAGGTGAGGGGAACGTCCGTCCACTGCCGGGTCGAGCCGTCGGGCCTGACGCCGTTGCTGAGGCTGCTCGCCGAGATCGGCACCCAGAGCCTGACCTGCACCCCGCCCTCGCTCGAGGACGTCTTCCTCGCCCACTACGAACCGGAACTCACGCGATGA
- a CDS encoding molybdopterin-dependent oxidoreductase, translated as MDRVVAATVGVTSAGLGVAVGQLVAALTEPAASPILAVGASVVDLTPQVAREFAIRTFGSHDKLALTLGILVVTAVLAAMAGLVGARSRAAGVAVVTVLGVVLVLAAVSRPAAGVVSVLPGLLTTLVGGAALLAQLRWVDRGLSPRAVRAGGRLPPIRVAPGSDAGVAGPGPRRGWMDRRAFFAGSAGIAAGAGLLAWAADALVPGQGLSPGVAAPQPVVLPPVASPPPPLPAGLETSVRGVTPLVTPIGDFYRVDTALSVPTPNPSSWKLTIGGRVAQPYTLTLAELLAMPLVERDITLTCVSNPVGGPYCGSTRWTGVLVADLLRRAAPDPGADMVLSRSVDGFTASTPLAVLLDGRDAMIAVAMDGKPLTATHGAPARLLTPGLYGYVGATKWLSELKVTTFAADSAYWTHRGWADHAPVKTAARIDTPTGTLPAGQVPIAGVAWATHRGIARVEVQVDQGPWQEATLGPDVGLDYWRQWYLPWEATPGRHRLRARAYDMAGQVQTDEVEDVIPDGATGYPVINVEVRT; from the coding sequence ATGGACAGGGTCGTCGCGGCCACGGTCGGCGTGACCTCCGCGGGGCTGGGTGTGGCTGTGGGGCAGCTGGTGGCGGCCCTCACGGAGCCGGCGGCGTCCCCGATCCTCGCGGTCGGCGCGAGCGTCGTCGATCTCACCCCGCAGGTGGCCCGCGAGTTCGCCATCCGTACGTTCGGGTCGCACGACAAGCTCGCCCTGACGCTGGGGATCCTCGTGGTCACCGCTGTCCTCGCCGCAATGGCAGGGCTCGTGGGTGCCCGGTCCCGGGCAGCCGGTGTCGCGGTGGTGACCGTGCTCGGCGTCGTCCTGGTGCTGGCTGCCGTCAGTCGCCCCGCCGCGGGCGTCGTGTCCGTGCTTCCCGGCCTGCTGACCACCCTCGTCGGTGGTGCCGCCCTGCTGGCCCAGTTGCGCTGGGTGGACCGGGGTCTGTCGCCGAGGGCTGTCCGGGCGGGGGGTCGCCTGCCCCCGATCCGCGTCGCCCCCGGCAGTGACGCAGGGGTCGCTGGTCCTGGTCCGCGGCGTGGGTGGATGGACCGCCGGGCCTTCTTCGCCGGCAGCGCCGGGATCGCCGCGGGCGCCGGGCTGTTGGCCTGGGCGGCCGATGCCCTGGTCCCCGGACAGGGGCTCTCGCCGGGTGTCGCGGCGCCCCAGCCCGTCGTGCTGCCGCCGGTGGCCTCGCCTCCGCCGCCCCTGCCCGCCGGACTGGAGACCTCGGTGCGCGGAGTGACGCCCCTGGTCACGCCGATCGGTGACTTCTATCGCGTCGACACCGCCCTGTCGGTGCCGACGCCCAACCCCTCGTCGTGGAAGCTGACCATCGGCGGGCGCGTCGCCCAGCCGTACACCTTGACCTTGGCCGAGCTCCTCGCGATGCCGCTGGTCGAGCGGGACATCACCCTCACCTGCGTCTCCAATCCTGTCGGTGGCCCCTACTGTGGCAGCACGCGCTGGACCGGTGTCCTGGTTGCCGACCTGCTGCGTCGCGCCGCGCCGGATCCGGGCGCGGACATGGTGCTGAGTCGCTCCGTGGACGGTTTCACCGCGTCGACGCCTCTCGCGGTGCTGCTCGACGGACGGGACGCGATGATCGCCGTCGCGATGGACGGCAAGCCGTTGACCGCCACCCACGGAGCACCCGCGCGCCTCCTCACGCCGGGCCTGTACGGCTATGTGGGGGCCACCAAGTGGCTCAGCGAACTGAAAGTGACCACCTTTGCCGCGGACAGCGCCTACTGGACCCATCGGGGGTGGGCGGATCATGCCCCGGTGAAGACGGCCGCCCGGATCGACACCCCGACCGGCACGCTGCCGGCGGGCCAGGTGCCCATCGCCGGGGTGGCCTGGGCGACCCATCGGGGGATCGCCCGGGTCGAGGTGCAGGTGGACCAAGGCCCGTGGCAGGAAGCGACCTTGGGCCCGGACGTGGGGCTGGACTACTGGCGCCAGTGGTACCTCCCGTGGGAGGCGACGCCCGGTCGGCACAGACTGCGGGCGCGAGCGTACGACATGGCGGGCCAGGTGCAGACCGACGAGGTGGAGGATGTGATTCCCGACGGCGCCACCGGGTATCCGGTCATCAACGTGGAGGTGCGGACATGA
- a CDS encoding patatin-like phospholipase family protein — protein sequence MPEADLVMQGGGVKGIALIGAVEVLEEHGYTFHRVAGTSAGAIAASLVAAGIPAQQMVKILKEADYERFQDGSWWDNTLIGKVVGLVTHNGIYRGNYLRSWLSEQLTTYGTYGKTGTFADLAYQDPDPEHHPLPMERQFRLIVATSDISSGQLRYLPWHYPAFGKDPSGELVADAVRTSMSIPFFYRPVRWTTKDGQPTWFVDGGMLSNFPIDVFDAPPGVKPRWPTFGIMLGSKPDANLGVTNPVKGTLSFGFALLRTMTGFYDRMHIGSDDATDRTIFIDTGKIRTTQFDLSPTDRDMLYQNGRTAAENFLNGVDGRPGWDFQAYIDKNRS from the coding sequence ATGCCCGAAGCGGATCTGGTCATGCAAGGTGGCGGCGTCAAGGGCATCGCCCTGATCGGCGCGGTGGAAGTACTGGAGGAACATGGCTACACGTTCCATCGTGTCGCCGGCACCTCAGCGGGGGCGATCGCGGCATCACTGGTCGCCGCTGGCATCCCCGCCCAGCAGATGGTCAAGATCCTCAAGGAGGCCGACTACGAGAGGTTCCAGGACGGCTCCTGGTGGGACAACACCCTGATCGGCAAGGTCGTCGGCCTGGTGACACACAACGGCATCTACCGCGGCAACTACCTACGCAGCTGGCTGAGCGAGCAACTCACCACGTACGGCACCTACGGGAAGACCGGCACGTTCGCCGACCTCGCCTACCAGGACCCCGATCCGGAGCACCACCCGCTCCCGATGGAGCGGCAGTTCCGGTTGATCGTGGCGACCTCGGACATCAGTTCCGGCCAGCTGCGCTACCTGCCGTGGCACTACCCCGCCTTCGGTAAGGACCCGTCGGGGGAACTGGTCGCCGACGCGGTGCGTACCTCGATGTCCATTCCCTTCTTCTACCGACCGGTGCGCTGGACGACCAAGGACGGGCAGCCGACCTGGTTCGTCGACGGCGGCATGCTGTCGAACTTCCCGATCGACGTCTTCGACGCGCCGCCCGGGGTCAAGCCGCGGTGGCCGACCTTCGGGATCATGCTGGGGTCGAAGCCCGACGCCAATCTCGGCGTCACGAACCCCGTCAAGGGAACGCTGAGCTTCGGCTTCGCCCTGCTGCGGACGATGACGGGCTTCTACGACCGGATGCACATCGGCTCGGACGACGCGACCGATCGGACGATCTTCATCGACACCGGCAAGATCCGCACCACCCAGTTCGACCTCTCCCCCACCGACCGCGACATGCTCTACCAGAACGGCCGGACGGCGGCGGAGAACTTCCTGAACGGCGTCGACGGCCGCCCCGGGTGGGACTTCCAGGCCTACATCGACAAGAACCGCAGTTGA
- a CDS encoding pyrimidine dimer DNA glycosylase/endonuclease V — translation MRLWSLHPRLLDRAALVACWREGLLAQAVLLGRTRGYQHHPQLTRFRALDDPAGGVAAYLEGLAAEAGRRGYRFDASRISAAPSRGVTLPVTRGQLDYELEHLRAKVSVRAPAWLPVLDHAEAHPLFRVVDGDVEAWEVGSRPAGRPG, via the coding sequence GTGCGTCTGTGGAGCCTCCATCCCCGTCTGCTCGACCGAGCCGCCCTGGTCGCCTGCTGGCGGGAGGGGCTGCTGGCCCAGGCCGTGCTCCTGGGCCGTACCCGCGGGTACCAGCACCACCCCCAACTCACGCGCTTCAGGGCCCTGGACGATCCGGCCGGCGGTGTGGCGGCCTACCTGGAGGGCCTCGCGGCCGAGGCTGGGCGACGCGGTTACCGCTTCGACGCTTCGCGCATCAGCGCCGCGCCCAGCCGCGGGGTCACCCTTCCGGTGACGAGGGGGCAACTCGACTACGAACTGGAGCACCTGCGCGCCAAGGTGTCGGTGCGGGCTCCCGCGTGGTTGCCCGTGCTCGACCACGCCGAGGCCCATCCGTTGTTCCGGGTGGTCGACGGCGACGTCGAGGCGTGGGAGGTCGGTTCCCGGCCGGCGGGCCGGCCGGGCTGA